In one window of Pristiophorus japonicus isolate sPriJap1 chromosome 9, sPriJap1.hap1, whole genome shotgun sequence DNA:
- the LOC139272572 gene encoding apoptosis regulatory protein Siva-like codes for MTKRANPFGDTVPLQWKVHMTQKELNEGVFGEKYKREVCEKTKSLLFMGEIWTGNSEENCTLAPVPKSTEDNSLNRPEDVCNGREGSELLHGQTFLGHNGQLVKGSLYSHRSSIKPATMNCFICLKPSSFKEPCSQCDHLMCQHCSKVCDHCARICCSICSIADYNEAYDKVFCYECFT; via the coding sequence ATGACCAAGAGAGCCAATCCGTTCGGCGACACCGTGCCGCTGCAGTGGAAGGTCCACATGACCCAGAAAGAGTTGAACGAGGGTGTCTTTGGGGAGAAGTACAAGCGGGAGGTGTGCGAGAAAACCAAGAGCTTACTGTTCATGGGAGAAATATGGACTGGTAATTCAGAAGAGAATTGCACACTGGCTCCTGTGCCCAAATCTACTGAAGATAACTCCCTAAACAGACCAGAAGATGTTTGTAATGGACGTGAAGGAAGTGAATTACTCCATGGGCAAACTTTTCTAGGACATAATGGACAACTTGTAAAGGGTTCACTATATTCACACAGATCATCAATCAAGCCAGCAACCATGAACTGTTTTATCTGTCTGAAACCATCCAGTTTCAAGGAGCCATGCTCACAGTGTGACCACTTAATGTGTCAACATTGCAGCAAAGTGTGTGACCACTGCGCAAGGATTTGCTGTTCAATATGTTCAATTGCTGATTATAATGAAGCCTATGATAAGGTGTTCTGCTATGAATGCTTCACCTGA